Within Micromonospora narathiwatensis, the genomic segment CGTCTGCAACTCGACCGAGAGCTGGCCGGCCCGCCACGAGCGGGCCACCGCCAGCTCGTCCTCGGTCACCCCGGTCAACTGGGTACGCGAGACCTCGCCGACCGCCTCCACCAGGGCCGGCGCGGTCACCGCGGTCTGCACCCCGGAGCTGATCGCGAACCGGCCGAACCGGCGGGACGAGGCGAAGTCGCCACGGATGCCGTACGTGTAGCCGTGCACCTCGCGGATCAGGTGGTTGAGCCGGGAGGTGAACGCACCGCCGAGCACCGTGCCGGCGAGCGTCATCGGCACGTGGTCCGGATGGGCGCGGTGCGGGGACGGGTGCCCGATGCGGAGGGTGGACTGCACCGAGCCGGGACGGTCGACCAGGATGACCCGCCGCCGGTCGGGCAGCGGCACCTCGATCGGGCCGCCCGGCTCCACCGCCCCGCCCGCGGTGCCGGCGAACGCCGCCGCGCCGAGCGCGTCGAGGTCGATCCGGTCCAGGTCACCGGCGACGATCAGCGTCCCCGGGCGGATGAACCACTCCGAGTGGAAGACGGTCACGTCGTCCACGTCGAGCGCGGCCACGCTCTCCGGATCGCCGTACATCGGGCGGCCCCAGCGGTTGTCCACGCCGAACAGCTCGGCGCGCAGCACGGCGTCCGCCCGCGGGCCCGGGTTGGCCCAGTCCATCCGCAGCGCGGTCGCCTCGTCGTCACGGACCCGCAGCACGTCGGCCGGGTCGAGCTTCGGAGTACGGACGGCCTCGGCGAGCAGCTCGACGGCGGCGTTCAGCCGGTCCACCGGCACCTGCACGCTGACCTGGAACGAGTCCCAGTCCAGCCCGGTCACCAGCTCGGTGCCGAGCGCCTCGATCGCCAGGGCGTACGCGGTGGCGTCGCGCTGCCCGGTGCCCTCCTCCAGGGCCTTGGCGAGCACCGCGCCCAGCCCTTCCTTGCCGACCGGCTCCCGGCCGGCGCCCCCGTCGAGGAGCAGCAGCGCGACCGCGAGGTTCTGCCCCGGCAGGTGCGCGGCGACGACCTGCCCGCCCGCGACGGCCCGGCGGACCACCTGCGGGAACCGGTACGGGCGGGCGGCGCCCGGCCCGGGACGGGTGGTGATCAGCGTCATGGCTTCTCCTCGGGCTGGTAGATCAGGGTCACCCGGTCGGCGGCGCCGAGCAGCTCGGCGGCCTGCTCGGCGATCTGCTCGGCGGTGACGGCGAGCCAGGCGGGCAGCCGCTCGCCGGCCTTCGCCGGGTCACCGAACTGGGTGGCGTACCGGCCGAGCGTGTCGGCCCGGCCGTCCACCGTGGACATCTGCCGCCACCACAGGGTGCTCAGCAGCGCCTTGGCGCGGTCCAGCTCGGCGGCGGTCACCGGCACGGTGGTCAGCTCGTCGACCA encodes:
- a CDS encoding M16 family metallopeptidase; translated protein: MTLITTRPGPGAARPYRFPQVVRRAVAGGQVVAAHLPGQNLAVALLLLDGGAGREPVGKEGLGAVLAKALEEGTGQRDATAYALAIEALGTELVTGLDWDSFQVSVQVPVDRLNAAVELLAEAVRTPKLDPADVLRVRDDEATALRMDWANPGPRADAVLRAELFGVDNRWGRPMYGDPESVAALDVDDVTVFHSEWFIRPGTLIVAGDLDRIDLDALGAAAFAGTAGGAVEPGGPIEVPLPDRRRVILVDRPGSVQSTLRIGHPSPHRAHPDHVPMTLAGTVLGGAFTSRLNHLIREVHGYTYGIRGDFASSRRFGRFAISSGVQTAVTAPALVEAVGEVSRTQLTGVTEDELAVARSWRAGQLSVELQTPRAIASALTTLVVHDLPDDYHARLREALLAADVDQVSAAAGAHLHPESLTVVVEGDSAIIRDELVAANLGEVVDHTP